A stretch of Candidatus Bathyarchaeia archaeon DNA encodes these proteins:
- the twy1 gene encoding 4-demethylwyosine synthase TYW1: protein MSGVELQTRQLVEGDYLSNILKREKYQLIGSHSAVKKCRWLHESLVNKRPCYKQKFYGISSHRCVQMTPTLYNCTLRCLFCWRLQPSDLGLEFDETRLDMPDEPSFIVEKAIEAQRRILSGYKTHKKIDPERYGEALNPKHAAISLSGEPTLYQSLGDLLREFHRRGMTTFLVTNGTQPKALARLSHEPSQLYLSLYAYDESVFERICRPQVTDGWKNIKESLDLLRSFKCPTVIRLTLVRGLNLQKPDGYAKLILKGCSTYVEAKSYMYVGFSRRRLRFENMPTHEEILSFSRELSRLTGYKLIDESVESRVVLLSSMDKPKKLG from the coding sequence ATGAGTGGGGTTGAGTTACAGACGCGCCAGTTGGTGGAGGGTGATTACCTCTCAAATATTCTGAAGCGTGAGAAGTACCAGTTGATAGGATCACACTCAGCTGTGAAGAAGTGCAGGTGGCTCCACGAGAGCCTTGTTAACAAGCGGCCATGTTACAAGCAGAAATTCTATGGGATATCTAGCCACCGATGCGTTCAGATGACCCCTACCCTCTACAACTGTACACTACGCTGTCTCTTCTGTTGGAGGCTCCAACCTAGCGATTTGGGTTTGGAGTTTGATGAAACTAGATTGGATATGCCGGATGAACCATCATTCATAGTCGAGAAAGCTATTGAGGCGCAGCGGCGCATTCTCTCAGGGTATAAAACACATAAGAAGATCGACCCAGAAAGATATGGTGAAGCGTTAAATCCTAAACATGCAGCCATAAGCCTATCCGGCGAGCCGACCTTATACCAGTCCTTAGGCGACCTTCTCCGAGAGTTCCACCGCAGAGGTATGACAACGTTCCTTGTAACTAATGGGACTCAACCTAAAGCTCTAGCGAGGCTCTCCCATGAGCCAAGTCAGCTTTACCTCTCACTCTACGCATATGATGAGAGCGTCTTTGAGAGAATCTGCAGACCGCAAGTAACTGATGGGTGGAAGAATATAAAAGAATCTTTAGATCTCCTCAGAAGTTTCAAGTGCCCCACAGTAATACGCCTAACTCTTGTGCGTGGGCTGAACCTTCAAAAGCCGGACGGGTATGCAAAGCTTATCTTAAAGGGTTGTAGCACCTATGTGGAGGCTAAATCATATATGTATGTGGGTTTCTCCAGGCGGAGGCTTAGGTTCGAGAATATGCCAACTCACGAAGAGATTCTCTCATTCTCACGGGAGCTGAGTAGGCTGACGGGTTATAAGTTAATAGACGAATCAGTTGAGAGTAGAGTCGTCCTCCTAAGCAGTATGGATAAACCGAAGAAACTAGGTTAG
- the argF gene encoding ornithine carbamoyltransferase — protein MVKHIGSMLDVTKEEVDKYYARTKELKDGLKKGQRPPLLREKTLATVWERPSLRTRVSFEVGMAQLGGHMLMLKAYPKEAADIIFGEDVRDQANVLSSMCDLIAARVYSHKTIEGLCKYSTVPVLNMMSDEAHPMQALTDMYTVLEHKGKLKGLTMAYMGDGQGNTAQDNAVAATMMGMNFILCCPDYDKVKGQIPDSLGYPLPKYWDVAKEHAKKTGAELKIEHDPIKAVKNADVIYTDTWIAMDKPEEKAAQEAIKKVFMPYQVNAALLKHAKPDTIIMHCLPAYKGNEITADMFDHPNCRIYQQAENRLHVQKGIMVTLLGA, from the coding sequence ATGGTCAAACACATTGGATCGATGCTTGACGTGACAAAAGAGGAAGTGGACAAGTATTATGCAAGGACGAAAGAGCTCAAAGACGGGTTGAAGAAGGGACAGAGACCACCTTTACTAAGAGAGAAGACTTTGGCAACGGTCTGGGAGAGACCATCGCTTCGAACAAGAGTCTCTTTCGAGGTAGGCATGGCGCAACTAGGCGGTCATATGTTAATGCTTAAGGCATATCCGAAAGAGGCGGCGGACATTATCTTCGGGGAGGATGTACGCGATCAAGCGAATGTCCTTAGCAGCATGTGCGACCTGATAGCAGCTCGTGTCTACTCTCACAAGACCATAGAGGGTCTATGCAAGTATTCAACTGTCCCAGTACTTAACATGATGTCAGATGAGGCTCACCCAATGCAGGCGCTAACAGACATGTACACGGTTTTAGAACATAAAGGGAAACTGAAGGGTCTGACTATGGCCTATATGGGCGATGGGCAAGGGAACACCGCACAAGACAATGCCGTTGCAGCCACTATGATGGGAATGAACTTTATACTATGTTGCCCAGACTACGATAAGGTCAAAGGCCAAATTCCAGATAGTCTCGGGTATCCTCTACCAAAGTACTGGGATGTAGCCAAGGAACACGCCAAGAAGACCGGCGCTGAGTTAAAGATTGAACACGACCCGATTAAGGCTGTGAAAAATGCGGATGTAATCTATACTGATACATGGATCGCGATGGACAAGCCTGAAGAGAAGGCAGCTCAAGAAGCCATAAAGAAGGTCTTCATGCCTTACCAAGTCAACGCGGCGCTACTCAAACACGCAAAGCCGGACACAATAATCATGCACTGCCTGCCAGCCTACAAGGGTAACGAGATAACAGCTGACATGTTCGACCACCCCAACTGCCGCATCTACCAGCAGGCTGAGAATAGGCTTCATGTCCAAAAGGGCATAATGGTAACGCTCTTGGGTGCTTAG
- the pyrB gene encoding aspartate carbamoyltransferase, giving the protein MDFSGRDIVSIKDFSREEIDYILKVSGEMEHTSKTSLKMLAGKIMGTLFFEPSTRTRLSFETAMKRLGGDVIGFAEPATSAVQKGETLADTIRVVENYLDVIVLRHPLEGSARLAADYASVPVINAGAGAEEHPTQALLDLYTIYKELGKIDGLNIGLLGDLRYGRTVHSLAYALSLYNVNLYLISPAELGMRREVLEAVRGKFKIIEESQKLEDFLPVLDVLYVTRIQKERFPDQAEYEKVRGAYKITPATLKGSKDSLIIMHPLPRVDEIHPDVDYTRHAVYFRQVRSGLVTRMALLAMVLGAI; this is encoded by the coding sequence TTGGACTTCAGCGGTAGGGACATAGTCTCTATAAAGGACTTCTCGAGGGAGGAGATCGATTATATCTTGAAGGTTTCGGGGGAGATGGAGCATACCTCCAAGACTAGTTTAAAAATGTTAGCTGGAAAGATCATGGGTACCCTCTTCTTCGAACCGAGCACCCGAACGAGGTTAAGCTTCGAGACCGCTATGAAGAGGCTTGGGGGGGACGTTATAGGATTCGCAGAGCCAGCTACCAGTGCGGTCCAGAAGGGAGAAACATTAGCCGATACCATCCGTGTGGTGGAGAACTATCTTGACGTTATAGTCTTAAGGCACCCCTTGGAAGGTTCAGCCAGACTTGCAGCTGACTATGCCTCAGTTCCAGTGATAAATGCAGGTGCTGGTGCTGAGGAGCATCCAACTCAAGCTCTACTAGACCTTTACACAATATATAAGGAGCTAGGCAAGATCGATGGGTTGAATATAGGCTTGCTGGGTGATCTCAGATACGGTCGTACAGTTCACTCATTAGCCTATGCTCTCTCACTCTACAATGTAAACCTCTACCTTATTTCTCCTGCGGAGTTAGGAATGCGGAGAGAAGTTTTGGAAGCAGTTCGTGGCAAATTCAAAATCATAGAGGAGAGCCAAAAGCTTGAGGATTTCTTACCCGTACTCGATGTGCTCTACGTTACACGCATACAGAAGGAAAGGTTCCCAGACCAAGCCGAATACGAGAAGGTCAGGGGAGCATATAAGATCACACCAGCCACCCTAAAGGGCTCCAAAGATTCACTCATCATAATGCACCCACTTCCAAGGGTTGATGAGATCCACCCAGATGTGGACTATACGAGGCATGCGGTCTATTTTAGGCAAGTTCGGAGTGGGCTCGTGACTAGGATGGCACTTTTAGCGATGGTTTTGGGAGCCATATAG
- a CDS encoding MBL fold metallo-hydrolase, with protein sequence MVEVKVLRTGWFKFLKGGDGCEAMCTVSLLSDGGKYILVDTGGPGEGCEIVRLLEGEELAPEDIDYVVITHYHPDHVGNMCLFSGATFVDGVESFKGSSYTFYSGEFLLTDKVKIIPTPGHCSNDDCSVIVDGEAGVVAIVGDLFWSNQRDEPPFIFDHASLRKKREEIIQVADFIIPGHGGMFKVDKNRHKR encoded by the coding sequence TTGGTTGAAGTTAAGGTTCTTCGAACTGGCTGGTTTAAGTTCCTTAAAGGGGGCGATGGTTGCGAGGCAATGTGTACAGTCTCTCTCTTAAGTGATGGGGGCAAGTATATTCTGGTGGATACTGGCGGCCCAGGTGAAGGTTGTGAAATCGTACGGCTTCTGGAGGGGGAAGAGTTGGCGCCGGAGGACATAGACTACGTCGTAATAACTCATTATCATCCTGACCATGTGGGGAATATGTGCCTCTTCAGTGGTGCAACCTTTGTGGATGGGGTTGAATCTTTCAAGGGAAGCTCGTATACTTTCTACAGCGGTGAGTTTCTTCTAACCGATAAGGTCAAGATTATCCCCACGCCTGGTCACTGTTCCAATGATGATTGTAGCGTGATTGTTGATGGAGAAGCTGGTGTGGTGGCAATAGTAGGGGACTTATTCTGGAGTAACCAGAGAGATGAACCTCCGTTCATCTTCGACCATGCCTCTCTCAGGAAGAAACGTGAAGAGATTATCCAGGTCGCGGACTTCATCATCCCTGGACACGGCGGCATGTTTAAAGTAGACAAAAACCGACATAAACGTTGA
- a CDS encoding CorA family divalent cation transporter, which produces MQAVEYRAGLLIFDDLELFKRAVDETGFIFDFQSLSKLNVNFLKSSDQNLILLLKDYEGDFNNILFLSEREAFLYTKSPPPVDAFKTYDRVYGKPYGKSTVLAFLTLNKVLLSYRTKLEALINCMRGLEEDFDAKRYRDLTLEFERLIDKVEDFHDILLRLEERQIREVETRYLSFDYSILIAESNGLLDRCRHRLSMLREIAWDYEMQTTRELNRRIERLNDVVKRLTALTLILMIPTLIASHFGMNFEYMPELRIPWAYPAVIVVQALIAVMAIFILRRIGWL; this is translated from the coding sequence ATGCAGGCTGTAGAGTATAGAGCTGGGCTTCTGATCTTCGACGATCTTGAGCTTTTCAAGAGGGCTGTAGATGAGACAGGGTTCATCTTCGACTTTCAGTCTCTGAGCAAATTAAACGTAAACTTCCTAAAGAGCTCAGATCAGAATCTGATCTTGCTCCTCAAAGATTACGAGGGAGATTTCAATAATATACTATTCTTGAGTGAAAGAGAGGCTTTCTTATACACAAAGAGCCCCCCACCAGTGGATGCCTTCAAAACTTACGATAGAGTTTATGGCAAGCCATATGGCAAGAGCACAGTCCTTGCCTTTCTAACATTGAACAAAGTGTTACTCAGCTACAGGACGAAGCTAGAAGCCCTTATAAACTGTATGAGGGGGCTTGAAGAGGATTTTGATGCAAAGCGGTACCGCGACCTCACTTTGGAGTTCGAACGCCTCATCGATAAAGTTGAAGATTTCCATGATATCCTATTAAGGTTGGAAGAGAGACAAATAAGGGAGGTTGAAACGCGGTATCTATCTTTCGACTACAGCATACTGATCGCTGAAAGCAACGGATTACTGGATAGATGTAGGCATAGATTAAGTATGCTTAGAGAAATTGCATGGGACTATGAGATGCAAACCACAAGAGAGCTTAATCGGAGAATTGAGAGGCTTAACGATGTTGTTAAAAGGCTTACCGCGCTAACACTTATCCTTATGATACCCACTCTAATTGCAAGCCACTTCGGCATGAATTTTGAGTATATGCCAGAGTTACGAATACCGTGGGCATACCCAGCCGTGATAGTTGTTCAAGCATTAATCGCCGTGATGGCAATTTTCATCCTGAGACGAATAGGATGGCTTTAG
- a CDS encoding replication factor C large subunit: MSRVMWSEKYRPQNIAQVVGNEEAKVKFLRWLRAWKPGAKAALLYGSPGVGKTTLVQVVAKELAYDLVEMNASDTRTEDAVLRVAGHAAKETSLEQFFYGSRGTLILLDEVDGIYGRDDKGGIGAVTKVISESGAPVVLIANDPDDPRVRGLREYCEAIRFYEVRPPAILALLEEICIREGVKAEKDALQLIAVRSQGDVRSAINDLQAAAEPHGEVRVSDLKIQKQRDRQLSIFETLKGIFLADTPEEARRSQLDSQVDYETLFQSIHENLPYQYGDLEEVANAYEKLSRADIYFGRIKRTQDYGLLGYALEQMTMGVASARRHQYQPAAYKFPPQKFILLSRMRGQREIRERICGYVGAKCHLSKRKAAESFLPFFRLIFKRAPDEASRIAEWLGLGEEEVGYLGVEAKQAVKDLRWGRD; this comes from the coding sequence TTGAGTCGAGTTATGTGGTCTGAGAAATATCGCCCTCAGAATATAGCTCAAGTTGTAGGCAACGAGGAGGCAAAAGTTAAGTTTCTTAGATGGCTCCGAGCTTGGAAGCCTGGCGCCAAAGCTGCCCTACTCTACGGGTCGCCGGGAGTTGGTAAGACGACGTTGGTTCAGGTGGTAGCCAAGGAGTTGGCATACGATCTGGTGGAGATGAATGCCAGCGATACTCGTACTGAGGATGCAGTGTTGAGGGTGGCGGGGCATGCGGCAAAAGAGACATCACTGGAACAGTTCTTCTACGGCTCCAGAGGAACGCTGATTCTTCTGGACGAGGTCGATGGGATATATGGACGGGATGACAAGGGTGGAATTGGAGCTGTAACAAAAGTGATTAGTGAGTCGGGAGCACCAGTTGTACTAATTGCTAACGACCCAGATGATCCGCGCGTACGCGGGCTACGCGAGTACTGTGAAGCGATCAGGTTCTACGAGGTAAGACCCCCAGCTATCTTAGCCCTCCTTGAAGAGATCTGTATTAGGGAGGGCGTTAAAGCTGAAAAGGATGCTCTACAACTCATTGCCGTGAGAAGCCAAGGCGATGTTAGATCTGCGATTAACGACCTTCAAGCCGCGGCAGAGCCTCATGGAGAGGTAAGGGTTAGCGACCTAAAGATTCAGAAACAGCGTGATAGACAGTTAAGTATATTCGAGACATTGAAGGGCATCTTTTTGGCTGATACCCCTGAAGAGGCAAGAAGATCTCAGCTGGATTCTCAGGTAGACTATGAAACACTTTTCCAAAGTATCCACGAGAATCTACCTTACCAGTATGGTGATCTTGAGGAAGTCGCAAATGCCTACGAGAAACTTTCGAGGGCTGATATTTACTTTGGACGTATAAAACGAACCCAAGACTATGGGCTCCTCGGCTATGCGTTGGAACAGATGACTATGGGTGTAGCCTCGGCTAGGCGGCACCAATACCAGCCAGCCGCCTACAAGTTCCCGCCCCAAAAGTTCATCCTGCTAAGTCGAATGAGAGGCCAGCGGGAGATCCGTGAGAGGATTTGCGGTTATGTGGGTGCCAAATGTCACCTCTCTAAGCGGAAGGCTGCTGAGAGTTTTCTGCCTTTCTTTAGGCTCATTTTTAAGAGAGCTCCGGATGAAGCCTCACGTATAGCTGAGTGGCTGGGTTTAGGTGAGGAGGAGGTTGGCTATCTAGGTGTGGAGGCTAAACAGGCTGTTAAGGATTTGAGGTGGGGTAGAGATTGA
- a CDS encoding replication factor C small subunit, protein MSQDEAVMWVEKYRPKTLAEVVNHESIVESLKGFLRKPLTMPHLLFAGPPGNGKTTVALCVARQLLGESWRNYTLELNASDERGIQMVRERIKTFTRHITGAMANVPFGIVILDECDQMTADAQTALRRIMEANSLTSRFILVCNYSSKIIEPIQSRCAIFRFAALSRESVVEQLRFIAKKERVELHADAIDAIVEYCDGDLRRSINTLQAAAVLGKTVDKKTVLNVIGQTSSEEVSKIVKTALGGNFLEARKLLYELMATQGMSGLDIIRQIHREVANLKVTPEVQIQLIDLLGEYDFRLAEGANEDIQLSALLAQLSRLSAKTGIQL, encoded by the coding sequence ATGAGTCAAGATGAAGCAGTCATGTGGGTTGAGAAGTACAGGCCAAAAACTTTGGCCGAGGTGGTTAACCATGAGAGCATCGTTGAAAGCCTTAAGGGCTTCTTGAGGAAGCCTCTCACGATGCCTCACCTCCTCTTCGCAGGGCCGCCGGGTAACGGGAAGACTACGGTGGCGCTTTGCGTAGCCCGACAGCTTTTGGGTGAGAGTTGGCGGAATTATACGTTAGAGCTTAACGCCTCTGATGAGCGTGGGATTCAAATGGTTCGTGAGCGCATAAAGACTTTCACCCGTCATATAACTGGTGCGATGGCTAATGTGCCTTTTGGCATAGTGATCCTTGACGAGTGCGACCAGATGACGGCTGACGCGCAGACGGCTCTAAGGCGTATAATGGAGGCAAACTCGCTCACCTCACGCTTCATTCTCGTCTGTAACTATTCCAGCAAGATTATTGAGCCTATTCAGAGTCGATGTGCCATCTTTCGTTTTGCCGCCCTCAGCAGAGAGTCGGTAGTTGAGCAGCTTCGTTTTATAGCTAAGAAGGAGAGGGTCGAGCTCCATGCCGACGCCATAGACGCGATAGTAGAATACTGCGACGGGGATCTACGGCGTTCAATCAATACTCTTCAAGCCGCAGCTGTTCTGGGCAAGACGGTTGATAAAAAAACCGTTCTAAACGTGATTGGTCAAACGAGCTCTGAAGAGGTCTCGAAGATAGTAAAGACAGCGCTCGGCGGGAACTTTCTTGAGGCTAGGAAGCTACTCTACGAGTTAATGGCAACTCAAGGCATGTCTGGGCTAGACATCATACGCCAGATCCACAGGGAAGTAGCTAATTTGAAGGTTACACCAGAAGTTCAAATCCAACTAATAGATCTCCTCGGTGAGTATGATTTCCGCCTTGCGGAGGGAGCCAACGAGGACATCCAACTCAGTGCCCTACTTGCACAGCTCTCACGTTTAAGCGCAAAAACGGGAATTCAACTTTGA
- the sepS gene encoding O-phosphoserine--tRNA ligase — MKAFREFFKTSEAKSKYQRWRQSKVSNMVEFDVKAIKAKAKKNYEDAWLETKGLLAKRGRSIFWNRTQGRTHPVSDMIWKLRQIILSYGFDEIINPEIVEESEVYRQYGPEAPVILDRCFYLAGLPRPELGLGGGKLQKIKEVIPNLTENETEELKRIFRAYKEGKIGGEDLVEEIVTKLRVKTEQATAVLALFPELMKLRPLPTRLVLRSHMTALWFPVLSRLQNVEVLPIKKFSIGVKYRREQKLDPFHLYASSVASLVVMNDEITLEDGEELTKAILLELGFKDAKFVVKKATGKYYAPQMEEEVFIKFKDQWVEVGDMGLYSPVSLANYDIKYPVFNVGLGVERITMIMHCVNDIRELMYPHFYLKKEYEDTELAQMIQVAEKPSTVEGEKILEAIINTAIQKADEPSPCEFLAYKGEMAGKKLEVFVYEPDNGAKLLGPAALNTIYVYNGNILGIPKAGMDNIPIIREARVRGVSTGIRYVDGVASLAVAKIERAVKDDQPLEINLRVKMVKLPSDVNLKINEIAEQYITAEHKKIMVKGPAFIGIKAKLTPKQ; from the coding sequence GTGAAAGCTTTTAGAGAGTTCTTTAAAACCTCTGAGGCGAAGTCTAAGTATCAGAGGTGGAGACAGTCCAAGGTAAGCAACATGGTTGAATTCGATGTTAAAGCTATAAAGGCTAAAGCAAAGAAAAATTATGAGGACGCCTGGCTCGAGACTAAGGGGCTCCTAGCAAAAAGAGGAAGATCCATCTTCTGGAATAGGACGCAGGGGAGAACTCATCCAGTCTCAGACATGATCTGGAAGCTCAGACAGATCATCCTATCCTACGGCTTCGATGAGATTATAAACCCTGAGATAGTTGAAGAGTCAGAAGTCTACAGGCAATACGGGCCTGAAGCGCCGGTAATTTTAGACCGCTGCTTCTATCTGGCAGGTCTTCCTAGACCTGAACTAGGGCTTGGCGGGGGGAAGCTCCAGAAGATAAAGGAAGTAATCCCAAACCTCACCGAGAATGAGACAGAGGAGCTGAAGCGGATCTTCAGAGCTTACAAGGAGGGAAAGATTGGTGGGGAAGACCTTGTCGAAGAGATAGTCACAAAGCTAAGGGTTAAGACAGAGCAGGCAACAGCTGTATTGGCACTTTTCCCTGAGCTGATGAAGCTGCGACCTTTGCCCACAAGACTTGTTCTCCGCTCACATATGACAGCCCTCTGGTTCCCCGTATTATCTCGTCTTCAAAACGTTGAGGTGTTGCCCATAAAGAAGTTCTCAATTGGGGTCAAGTATCGAAGAGAGCAGAAACTTGACCCGTTTCACCTCTATGCCTCATCTGTCGCATCCCTAGTGGTTATGAATGACGAGATAACTTTAGAGGATGGGGAGGAGCTGACAAAGGCTATCCTCCTCGAGTTAGGTTTTAAGGACGCCAAGTTTGTTGTCAAGAAAGCAACCGGCAAATACTACGCCCCTCAAATGGAGGAGGAAGTCTTCATAAAATTTAAAGATCAATGGGTCGAGGTGGGGGACATGGGGCTCTACTCGCCAGTCTCCTTAGCTAACTATGATATCAAGTATCCCGTATTCAATGTCGGCCTCGGCGTTGAAAGGATCACCATGATTATGCACTGTGTCAACGACATTAGGGAGTTGATGTATCCTCACTTCTACCTCAAAAAAGAATACGAGGACACAGAGTTAGCGCAGATGATTCAGGTCGCCGAGAAGCCATCAACCGTTGAGGGTGAAAAAATATTAGAAGCCATCATAAATACCGCCATACAAAAAGCAGATGAGCCTAGCCCTTGCGAATTCCTCGCCTATAAAGGTGAAATGGCAGGGAAGAAACTTGAAGTCTTTGTATACGAGCCGGATAATGGCGCAAAGTTGCTTGGGCCCGCAGCCCTAAATACCATCTACGTCTATAACGGTAACATCTTGGGAATTCCGAAGGCAGGGATGGATAACATCCCAATAATCCGGGAGGCTAGAGTGAGAGGAGTCTCGACTGGGATAAGATATGTTGATGGAGTGGCTTCCCTGGCAGTCGCGAAGATAGAAAGGGCGGTAAAGGACGACCAACCACTTGAGATCAACCTCCGCGTCAAGATGGTCAAACTTCCGAGCGACGTAAATCTTAAAATTAACGAGATTGCTGAGCAGTATATAACTGCCGAGCACAAAAAGATAATGGTTAAAGGGCCAGCTTTCATAGGGATCAAGGCTAAGCTGACGCCGAAGCAATGA
- a CDS encoding Lrp/AsnC ligand binding domain-containing protein, giving the protein MPLAFVLINAELGSEEEVVEELKKLSNVKEVYVVYGIYDIIVKVEAESLDKLKEYIFSKIRQMRNIRSTLTMVVTSSSSETK; this is encoded by the coding sequence TTGCCACTTGCGTTTGTTCTTATAAACGCAGAGTTAGGATCCGAGGAGGAAGTTGTTGAAGAGTTGAAGAAACTCTCAAACGTTAAAGAAGTATATGTGGTCTATGGGATTTACGACATAATTGTAAAGGTTGAGGCTGAATCTCTAGATAAACTCAAAGAGTATATCTTCTCAAAGATAAGGCAAATGCGCAACATTCGGTCAACCTTGACCATGGTAGTAACGTCCAGCTCCTCCGAAACTAAGTAG